In Gadus morhua chromosome 2, gadMor3.0, whole genome shotgun sequence, a single window of DNA contains:
- the gpr139 gene encoding putative G-protein coupled receptor 139 — MAANILTVVILSQLVLRRQKSSYNYLLALAAADILVLLLIVFVDFLLEDFVLGAPLPPSLNKAVQVLEFSSIHTSIWITVPLTVDRYIAVCHPLRYHAVSYPARTRRVILAVYLGCLFSAAPYYWWPELWHSLPGTGPSQAGGGGGGGGGGGGGGGGGGGGAGVAQHVLVWAHCATVYLLPCAVFFSLNAVIVRKLRRRRSCFRLRGYSTGKTTAILLAITSLFAVLWAPRTLMILYHFYSPPPASAAAGRLLHLLTDLANMLALLNTAVNFFLYCFISKRFRGMAASVLRALVRCRKQPPPFYVGHNFSITSSPWISPANSHCIKMLVYQYDKNGKPICISS; from the exons ATGGCTG ccaaCATCCTGACGGTGGTCATCCTGTCCCAGCTGGTGCTGCGGCGGCAGAAGTCCTCCTACAACTACCTGCTGGCGCTGGCGGCCGCCGACATCCTGGTGCTGCTGCTCATCGTGTTCGTGGACTTCCTGCTGGAGGACTTCGTCCTGGGCGCGCCGCTGCCGCCCTCGCTCAACAAGGCGGTGCAGGTGCTGGAGTTCTCCTCCATCCACACCTCCATCTGGATCACCGTGCCGCTCACCGTGGACCGCTACATCGCCGTGTGCCACCCGCTGCGCTACCACGCCGTGTCCTACCCCGCCCGCACGCGGCGCGTCATCCTGGCCGTGTACCTGGGCTGCCTGTTCTCCGCCGCGCCCTACTACTGGTGGCCCGAGCTCTGGCACAGCCTGCCCGGCACGGGGCCCTCCcaggcgggcggcggcggcggcggcggcggcggcggcggcggcggtggcggtggcggcgggggcggaGCCGGGGTGGCGCAGCACGTGCTGGTGTGGGCGCACTGCGCCACCGTCTACCTGCTGCCGTGCGCCGTCTTCTTCTCGCTCAACGCCGTCATCGTGCGCaagctccgccgccgccgcagctgcTTCCGCCTGCGGGGCTACTCCACGGGCAAGACCACCGCCATCCTGCTGGCCATCACCTCGCTGTTCGCCGTGCTGTGGGCGCCGCGCACCCTCATGATCCTCTACCACTTCTACTCGCCCCCGCCGGCCTCGGCCGCGGCGGGCCGGCTGCTGCACCTGCTCACCGACCTGGCCAACATGCTGGCGCTGCTCAACACGGCCGTCAACTTCTTCCTCTACTGCTTCATCAGCAAGCGCTTCCGCGGCATGGCGGCCAGCGTGCTGCGGGCGCTGGTGCGCTGCCGCAAGCAGCCGCCGCCGTTCTACGTGGGCCACAACTTCTCCATCACCAGCAGCCCGTGGATCTCGCCCGCCAACTCCCACTGCATCAAGATGCTGGTGTACCAGTACGACAAGAACGGCAAGCCCATCTGCATCTCGTCCTGA
- the gprc5ba gene encoding G protein-coupled receptor, class C, group 5, member Ba isoform X2 — protein sequence MAFLRLALTAWALAASWRPAGGQDPDDPSGPLPRGCGWGLGRPYTLLCDLDAVWGVAVESAAAGGALVSLLLALALLCRLRGIGEAEKRSGVGPLLLLLLGALGLFGLSFAYLVERDESLCVLRRALWGLLFAVCFACLLAQGVRLRRLGSGRRSPGGCALTGLALGLSAVQGIIAAEWLLLTVLREGRAACQYLPVDFSLACSYVLALLLAALAAAALALCGKARQWRCHAAWLLVTCLLSLLLWAAWVGFYLYGNAWLGRSPEWDEPALAIALVAQGWLLLLFHAIPEAHLCMRPPPQPTAPDYFDTSQTSTRLRETSFDEDIPLSHRQFVENQGYGYSDEGTPGMRTGGGGGGGGVGGVPGVVGGVGPGLVGGAGGGGGGGGGGGGAGSHHNGSTGARPSAPFRSNVYQPTEMTMILNGGAVPSAPPTYTGRQLW from the exons atGGCGTTCCTCCGCCTGGCGTTGACGGCGTGGGCGTTGGCCGCGTCCTGGCGCCCCGCCGGCGGCCAGGACCCTGACGACCCGTCGGGCCCGTTGCCGCGGGGCTGCGGCTGGGGCCTGGGGCGGCCCTACACCCTGCTGTGCGACCTGGACGCCGTGTGGGGCGTGGCGGTGgagtcggcggcggcgggcggcgccctggtgtccctcctcctcgccctggCGCTGCTGTGCCGCCTGCGGGGCATCGGCGAGGCCGAGAAGCGCAGCGGCGTGGGgcccctcctgctgctgctgctcggcGCGCTGGGCCTGTTCGGCCTCAGCTTCGCCTACCTCGTGGAGCGCGACGAGTCCCTGTGCGTGCTGCGCCGCGCCCTCTGGGGCTTGCTCTTCGCCGTGTGCTTCGCCTGCCTGCTGGCGCAGGGCGTGCGCCTGCGGCGGCTGGGCAGCGGCCGCCGGAGCCCGGGCGGCTGCGCCCTGACCGGCCTGGCCCTGGGCCTGAGCGCCGTGCAGGGCATCATCGCGGCCGAGTGGCTGCTGCTCACCGTGCTGCGGGAGGGCCGCGCCGCCTGCCAGTACCTGCCCGTTGACTTCTCGCTGGCCTGCAGCTACGTGCTGGCGCTGCTGCTGGCCGCCCTGGCCGCCGCCGCGCTGGCGCTCTGCGGAAAGGCGCGGCAGTGGCGCTGTCACGCGGCGTGGCTGCTGGTCACCTGCCTGCTGTCGCTGCTGCTGTGGGCCGCCTGGGTGGGCTTCTATCTCTACGGCAACGCCTGGCTGGGCCGCTCCCCCGAGTGGGACGAGCCGGCACTGGCCATCGCCCTGGTGGCCCAgggctggctgctgctgctcttccaCGCCATCCCCGAGGCGCACCTGTGCATGCGGCCCCCGCCCCAGCCCACCGCCCCGGACTACTTTGACACCTCGCAGACCTCCACCCGTCTGCGGGAGACCAGCTTCGACGAGGACATCCCTCTGTCCCACCGGCAGTTCGTGGAGAACCAGGGCTACGGCTACAGCGACGAGGGCACCCCAG ggaTGCGaacgggtggaggaggaggaggcggtggcgtGGGCGGAGTCCCGGGTGTTGTGGGCGGAGTCGGCCCCGGGCTGGtcgggggagcaggaggaggaggaggaggaggaggaggagggggcggagccggcaGCCACCACAACGGCAGCACGGGCGCCCGGCCCAGCGCGCCGTTCCGCAGCAACGTGTACCAGCCCACCGAGATGACCATGATCCTGAACGGGGGAGCG gtccCTTCTGCCCCTCCAACCTACACTGGGAGGCAGCTGTGGTGA
- the gprc5ba gene encoding G protein-coupled receptor, class C, group 5, member Ba isoform X1, which translates to MAFLRLALTAWALAASWRPAGGQDPDDPSGPLPRGCGWGLGRPYTLLCDLDAVWGVAVESAAAGGALVSLLLALALLCRLRGIGEAEKRSGVGPLLLLLLGALGLFGLSFAYLVERDESLCVLRRALWGLLFAVCFACLLAQGVRLRRLGSGRRSPGGCALTGLALGLSAVQGIIAAEWLLLTVLREGRAACQYLPVDFSLACSYVLALLLAALAAAALALCGKARQWRCHAAWLLVTCLLSLLLWAAWVGFYLYGNAWLGRSPEWDEPALAIALVAQGWLLLLFHAIPEAHLCMRPPPQPTAPDYFDTSQTSTRLRETSFDEDIPLSHRQFVENQGYGYSDEGTPGMRTGGGGGGGGVGGVPGVVGGVGPGLVGGAGGGGGGGGGGGGAGSHHNGSTGARPSAPFRSNVYQPTEMTMILNGGAVSTAPQTQVPSAPPTYTGRQLW; encoded by the exons atGGCGTTCCTCCGCCTGGCGTTGACGGCGTGGGCGTTGGCCGCGTCCTGGCGCCCCGCCGGCGGCCAGGACCCTGACGACCCGTCGGGCCCGTTGCCGCGGGGCTGCGGCTGGGGCCTGGGGCGGCCCTACACCCTGCTGTGCGACCTGGACGCCGTGTGGGGCGTGGCGGTGgagtcggcggcggcgggcggcgccctggtgtccctcctcctcgccctggCGCTGCTGTGCCGCCTGCGGGGCATCGGCGAGGCCGAGAAGCGCAGCGGCGTGGGgcccctcctgctgctgctgctcggcGCGCTGGGCCTGTTCGGCCTCAGCTTCGCCTACCTCGTGGAGCGCGACGAGTCCCTGTGCGTGCTGCGCCGCGCCCTCTGGGGCTTGCTCTTCGCCGTGTGCTTCGCCTGCCTGCTGGCGCAGGGCGTGCGCCTGCGGCGGCTGGGCAGCGGCCGCCGGAGCCCGGGCGGCTGCGCCCTGACCGGCCTGGCCCTGGGCCTGAGCGCCGTGCAGGGCATCATCGCGGCCGAGTGGCTGCTGCTCACCGTGCTGCGGGAGGGCCGCGCCGCCTGCCAGTACCTGCCCGTTGACTTCTCGCTGGCCTGCAGCTACGTGCTGGCGCTGCTGCTGGCCGCCCTGGCCGCCGCCGCGCTGGCGCTCTGCGGAAAGGCGCGGCAGTGGCGCTGTCACGCGGCGTGGCTGCTGGTCACCTGCCTGCTGTCGCTGCTGCTGTGGGCCGCCTGGGTGGGCTTCTATCTCTACGGCAACGCCTGGCTGGGCCGCTCCCCCGAGTGGGACGAGCCGGCACTGGCCATCGCCCTGGTGGCCCAgggctggctgctgctgctcttccaCGCCATCCCCGAGGCGCACCTGTGCATGCGGCCCCCGCCCCAGCCCACCGCCCCGGACTACTTTGACACCTCGCAGACCTCCACCCGTCTGCGGGAGACCAGCTTCGACGAGGACATCCCTCTGTCCCACCGGCAGTTCGTGGAGAACCAGGGCTACGGCTACAGCGACGAGGGCACCCCAG ggaTGCGaacgggtggaggaggaggaggcggtggcgtGGGCGGAGTCCCGGGTGTTGTGGGCGGAGTCGGCCCCGGGCTGGtcgggggagcaggaggaggaggaggaggaggaggaggagggggcggagccggcaGCCACCACAACGGCAGCACGGGCGCCCGGCCCAGCGCGCCGTTCCGCAGCAACGTGTACCAGCCCACCGAGATGACCATGATCCTGAACGGGGGAGCGGTGAGTACTGCACCTCAGACCCAG gtccCTTCTGCCCCTCCAACCTACACTGGGAGGCAGCTGTGGTGA